TATGAAAACTCCGACTATGTAGCCTTCTATAGCCTCGAATGTGATGAAGGAGACTTTGAGCCAAAACTGGATATAACGTACAGATAAAATTAAGGCTACGTACAGATAAAAATTAAGGCTAAAGCCCCCCTGAAAATAGATTCCGGAGAGCAGAATAAAAATATTGAAGTTCTCCGGATTTTTTCCAGAAAACCAGATATAAATCAATAAGTATAAACAGTTTGATGGTCATATCCAAGTAGAAAATATTCCATTTGAATTATATTAAATCCCAGGGGGAATTCGAATAAAAATAGCAATCACCGGAAAAGGCGGCGTTGGAAAGACTACTCTCTCAGGCACTCTGGCAAGACTGCTTGCAAGAGACGGATACGAAGTCCTGGCAATAGATGCAGACCCGGACATGAACCTTGCATCTTCTCTGGGTATAGAAAATCCCCCAAAACCCCTTACCGATTTCAAAGACCTTATTCAGGAAAGGGCAGGTGCCGAAGGCGGGGCTTTTATCTATAACCCGAAAGTTGACGACATTGCAGGCAAATACGGGGTTATAGGACCCGATGGAGTCAGGATGCTTGTCATGGGTACAGTGGATAAAGGAGGAAGCGGGTGCATGTGTCCCGCATCAGCCTTCCTCAGGGCCCTTCTAAGACACCTTATGCTTAAGGAGAAGAGCGCGGTTATCCTTGACATGGAAGCCGGTATAGAGCACCTGGGCAGGGGCACCACGCGCGGGATGGACCTTATGATCGTGGTTGTGGAGCCTGGAGCAAGGTCTCTTGAAACAGCCGAGAGGATAAAAAAGCTCTCCTCCGAGATAGGGGTAAAACATATCGCTGCAGTAATCAACAAAGGGGGCGCAGGAAAGGTCAATGACAGGCTTGAAGAGCTTGGCATCCCCGTACTTGGAGAAATACCTTTTGACCAGCAGTTAATGAAGGCTGACCTGGAAAAGAGGGCCCCTATTGATGAAGGCGGTGAAGCTGTTAACGCGATCATCAAAATCAAAGAAAAACTTATGGAAACAGTTGAAGAGGTAAGAAAGGAAAACGAGCAGAGTAAAAAGTAAAGGCTGGAAAACAGCCTGTACTATTTTTTATATTCTGGTTTTTATATTCTGGCTGTTATATTCTGGTTTTTATATTCTGGCTTTTAAATTCCGGTTTTAAATAAGATTTTTCGGGCATTGAAGTTCAGTTGAAGTCGCTGTCCGGAGAATCGACCAGAGTTCCCTTTTTATAAATAAGCCCGAGAAGTCTCATCTTTTTTTCTCTGATAAGGATATCAGCAGGGTCGATCTCAAGAGCTCTGTCGTAAGCTTCCATGGCTTCTCCGTACCTCCCAAGGTTTTCCAGAACAGAACCTTTTTGGAACAGGGAAAAGACATCTTCAGAATTGACTTTAAGGACCTCATCATAACATTCTATAGCTTTTTCATAATCCTTCAGATTGCTGTAAGCAAAACCCTTGAGGCATTTTATTCCCAGGTGATCAGGCACGATTTCGAGAGCTTTGTTATAACAGTCAAG
This window of the Methanosarcina mazei S-6 genome carries:
- a CDS encoding ATP-binding protein, which produces MARLLARDGYEVLAIDADPDMNLASSLGIENPPKPLTDFKDLIQERAGAEGGAFIYNPKVDDIAGKYGVIGPDGVRMLVMGTVDKGGSGCMCPASAFLRALLRHLMLKEKSAVILDMEAGIEHLGRGTTRGMDLMIVVVEPGARSLETAERIKKLSSEIGVKHIAAVINKGGAGKVNDRLEELGIPVLGEIPFDQQLMKADLEKRAPIDEGGEAVNAIIKIKEKLMETVEEVRKENEQSKK
- a CDS encoding tetratricopeptide repeat protein; this translates as MNEQKNTAENTVNKQKDLETAGKTREKEDPKQLLLTASETDNYEDKLRIYDKALGLDPLYFDAWLQKGFVLDRLGRSNEALDCYNKALEIVPDHLGIKCLKGFAYSNLKDYEKAIECYDEVLKVNSEDVFSLFQKGSVLENLGRYGEAMEAYDRALEIDPADILIREKKMRLLGLIYKKGTLVDSPDSDFN